A single genomic interval of Chiloscyllium punctatum isolate Juve2018m chromosome 35, sChiPun1.3, whole genome shotgun sequence harbors:
- the LOC140459829 gene encoding homeobox protein zampogna-like, translated as MAFTPFRIQDILSLEETSPGSLPRELPGGREETGQSSDSAAAAQFQPSSQNSPQLGVTTQPLGRTADSTEVSSASSQRTMVTARARRSPRKKRSRAAFSHSQVLELERRFDTQRYLSAPERANLATALKLTETQVKIWFQNRRYKTKRKMLAARQNCAGVKEQAASVEGSSQVPVQSPYPCYHYYPYFYCLASVPATVC; from the exons atggcttTCACGCCGTTTCGCATCCAGGACATCCTGTCGCTGGAGGAGACTTCGCCAGGCAGCCTTCCTCGAGAGTTGccaggggggagggaggagacagGACAGAGCAGCGATTCTGCCGCTGCAGCACAGTTCCAGCCCAGCTCCCAGAACAGCCCGCAGCTGGGAGTCACAACTCAGCCTCTGGGCAGGACAG CAGATTCCACCGAGGTGAGCAGTGCCAGCAGTCAGAGGACCATGGTCACAGCCAGGGCTCGGAGAAGCCCCAGGAAGAAGCGTTCCCGAGCTGCTTTCTCACATTCCCAGGTCCTCGAATTGGAAAGGAGGTTCGACACTCAGAGGTACCTGTCAGCACCAGAAAGGGCCAACCTGGCCACTGCCCTGAAGCTAACAGAAACCCAGGTGAAAATCTGGTTCCAGAACCGCAGGTACAAGACCAAAAGGAAGATGCTGGCTGCCAGGCAGAACTGTGCTGGGGTGAAGGAGCAGGCAGCATCAGTAGAAGGGAGCTCCCAAGTACCTGTCCAATCTCCATACCCATGTTACCACTATTACCCTTACTTCTACTGCCTGGCGTCTGTCCCAGCTACAGTCTGCTGA